From the Homo sapiens chromosome 1, GRCh38.p14 Primary Assembly genome, one window contains:
- the FAM76A gene encoding protein FAM76A isoform 1 (isoform 1 is encoded by transcript variant 1) has protein sequence MAALYACTKCHQRFPFEALSQGQQLCKECRIAHPVVKCTYCRTEYQQERLECNGTISAHCNLHLPGSSDSPASSSRVAGITGIKTNTICKKCAQNVQLYGTPKPCQYCNIIAAFIGNKCQRCTNSEKKYGPPYSCEQCKQQCAFDRKDDRKKVDGKLLCWLCTLSYKRVLQKTKEQRKHLSSSSRAGHQEKEQYSRLSGGGHYNSQKTLSTSSIQNEIPKKKSKFESITTNGDSFSPDLALDSPGTDHFVIIAQLKEEVATLKKMLHQKDQMILEKEKKITELKADFQYQESQMRAKMNQMEKTHKEVTEQLQAKNRELLKQAAALSKSKKSEKSGAITSP, from the exons ATGGCGGCGCTCTACGCCTGCACCAAGTGCCACCAGCGCTTCCCCTTCGAGGCGCTGTCTCAGGGGCAGCAGCTGTGCAAG GAATGTCGGATTGCACACCCTGTTGTGAAGTGCACCTACTGCAGGACTGAGTACCAGCAGGAGAG gctagagtgcaatggcacgatctcggctcactgcaacctccacctcccaggttcaagcgattctcctgcctcatcctcccgagtagctgggattacaggcat TAAAACCAATACAATATGCAAGAAATGTGCTCAGAACGTGCAGTTGTATGGAACG cCCAAACCTTGTCAGTATTGCAACATAATTGCAGCATTTATTGGGAATAAATGCCAGCGCTGCACAAATTCAGAAAAGAAGTATGGACCACCCTATTCTTGTGAACAGTGCAAGCAGCAGTGTGCATTTGACAGGAAAGATGATAGAAAGAAG GTAGATGGGAAATTGCTGTGCTGGCTGTGCACACTTTCATACAAACGGGTCCTTCAGAAGACCAAAGAGCAGAGGAAACACCTGAGTAGCTCTTCTCGTGCTGGCCACCAGGAGAAGGAGCAGTATAGTCGCCTGAGTGGTGGTGGCCATTATAACAG ccAGAAAACACTTTCTACATCTTCAATTCAAAATGAAATCCCAAAGAAAAAGTCCAAGTTTGAGTCAATCACAACTAATGGAGACAG cttCTCCCCAGACCTGGCTCTGGACTCACCAGGCACTGACCACTTTGTCATCATTGCCCAACTGAAGGAAGAAGTGGCTACCCTGAAGAAGATGTTGCATCAAAAGGATCAAATGAttttagagaaagagaagaag ATTACAGAGTTGAAGGCTGATTTTCAGTACCAGGAATCGCAGATGAGAGCCAAAATGAACCAGATGGAGAAAACCCACAAAGAAGTCACAGAACAACTGCAG
- the FAM76A gene encoding protein FAM76A isoform 3 (isoform 3 is encoded by transcript variant 3), whose protein sequence is MAALYACTKCHQRFPFEALSQGQQLCKECRIAHPVVKCTYCRTEYQQESKTNTICKKCAQNVQLYGTPKPCQYCNIIAAFIGNKCQRCTNSEKKYGPPYSCEQCKQQCAFDRKDDRKKVDGKLLCWLCTLSYKRVLQKTKEQRKHLSSSSRAGHQEKEQYSRLSGGGHYNSQKTLSTSSIQNEIPKKKSKFESITTNGDSFSPDLALDSPGTDHFVIIAQLKEEVATLKKMLHQKDQMILEKEKKITELKADFQYQESQMRAKMNQMEKTHKEVTEQLQAKNRELLKQAAALSKSKKSEKSGAITSP, encoded by the exons ATGGCGGCGCTCTACGCCTGCACCAAGTGCCACCAGCGCTTCCCCTTCGAGGCGCTGTCTCAGGGGCAGCAGCTGTGCAAG GAATGTCGGATTGCACACCCTGTTGTGAAGTGCACCTACTGCAGGACTGAGTACCAGCAGGAGAG TAAAACCAATACAATATGCAAGAAATGTGCTCAGAACGTGCAGTTGTATGGAACG cCCAAACCTTGTCAGTATTGCAACATAATTGCAGCATTTATTGGGAATAAATGCCAGCGCTGCACAAATTCAGAAAAGAAGTATGGACCACCCTATTCTTGTGAACAGTGCAAGCAGCAGTGTGCATTTGACAGGAAAGATGATAGAAAGAAG GTAGATGGGAAATTGCTGTGCTGGCTGTGCACACTTTCATACAAACGGGTCCTTCAGAAGACCAAAGAGCAGAGGAAACACCTGAGTAGCTCTTCTCGTGCTGGCCACCAGGAGAAGGAGCAGTATAGTCGCCTGAGTGGTGGTGGCCATTATAACAG ccAGAAAACACTTTCTACATCTTCAATTCAAAATGAAATCCCAAAGAAAAAGTCCAAGTTTGAGTCAATCACAACTAATGGAGACAG cttCTCCCCAGACCTGGCTCTGGACTCACCAGGCACTGACCACTTTGTCATCATTGCCCAACTGAAGGAAGAAGTGGCTACCCTGAAGAAGATGTTGCATCAAAAGGATCAAATGAttttagagaaagagaagaag ATTACAGAGTTGAAGGCTGATTTTCAGTACCAGGAATCGCAGATGAGAGCCAAAATGAACCAGATGGAGAAAACCCACAAAGAAGTCACAGAACAACTGCAG
- the FAM76A gene encoding protein FAM76A isoform 2 (isoform 2 is encoded by transcript variant 2) — translation MAALYACTKCHQRFPFEALSQGQQLCKECRIAHPVVKCTYCRTEYQQERLECNGTISAHCNLHLPGSSDSPASSSRVAGITGIKTNTICKKCAQNVQLYGTPKPCQYCNIIAAFIGNKCQRCTNSEKKYGPPYSCEQCKQQCAFDRKDDRKKVDGKLLCWLCTLSYKRVLQKTKEQRKHLSSSSRAGHQEKEQYSRLSGGGHYNSFSPDLALDSPGTDHFVIIAQLKEEVATLKKMLHQKDQMILEKEKKITELKADFQYQESQMRAKMNQMEKTHKEVTEQLQAKNRELLKQAAALSKSKKSEKSGAITSP, via the exons ATGGCGGCGCTCTACGCCTGCACCAAGTGCCACCAGCGCTTCCCCTTCGAGGCGCTGTCTCAGGGGCAGCAGCTGTGCAAG GAATGTCGGATTGCACACCCTGTTGTGAAGTGCACCTACTGCAGGACTGAGTACCAGCAGGAGAG gctagagtgcaatggcacgatctcggctcactgcaacctccacctcccaggttcaagcgattctcctgcctcatcctcccgagtagctgggattacaggcat TAAAACCAATACAATATGCAAGAAATGTGCTCAGAACGTGCAGTTGTATGGAACG cCCAAACCTTGTCAGTATTGCAACATAATTGCAGCATTTATTGGGAATAAATGCCAGCGCTGCACAAATTCAGAAAAGAAGTATGGACCACCCTATTCTTGTGAACAGTGCAAGCAGCAGTGTGCATTTGACAGGAAAGATGATAGAAAGAAG GTAGATGGGAAATTGCTGTGCTGGCTGTGCACACTTTCATACAAACGGGTCCTTCAGAAGACCAAAGAGCAGAGGAAACACCTGAGTAGCTCTTCTCGTGCTGGCCACCAGGAGAAGGAGCAGTATAGTCGCCTGAGTGGTGGTGGCCATTATAACAG cttCTCCCCAGACCTGGCTCTGGACTCACCAGGCACTGACCACTTTGTCATCATTGCCCAACTGAAGGAAGAAGTGGCTACCCTGAAGAAGATGTTGCATCAAAAGGATCAAATGAttttagagaaagagaagaag ATTACAGAGTTGAAGGCTGATTTTCAGTACCAGGAATCGCAGATGAGAGCCAAAATGAACCAGATGGAGAAAACCCACAAAGAAGTCACAGAACAACTGCAG
- the FAM76A gene encoding protein FAM76A isoform X1: protein MAALYACTKCHQRFPFEALSQGQQLCKECRIAHPVVKCTYCRTEYQQESKTNTICKKCAQNVQLYGTPKPCQYCNIIAAFIGNKCQRCTNSEKKYGPPYSCEQCKQQCAFDRKDDRKKVDGKLLCWLCTLSYKRVLQKTKEQRKHLSSSSRAGHQEKEQYSRLSGGGHYNSQKTLSTSSIQNEIPKKKSKFESITTNGDRPGHPEVKPPDTLPAIFEIISILKTPPIHSSPSQPVVDIGADQHIGLPGLILFI, encoded by the exons ATGGCGGCGCTCTACGCCTGCACCAAGTGCCACCAGCGCTTCCCCTTCGAGGCGCTGTCTCAGGGGCAGCAGCTGTGCAAG GAATGTCGGATTGCACACCCTGTTGTGAAGTGCACCTACTGCAGGACTGAGTACCAGCAGGAGAG TAAAACCAATACAATATGCAAGAAATGTGCTCAGAACGTGCAGTTGTATGGAACG cCCAAACCTTGTCAGTATTGCAACATAATTGCAGCATTTATTGGGAATAAATGCCAGCGCTGCACAAATTCAGAAAAGAAGTATGGACCACCCTATTCTTGTGAACAGTGCAAGCAGCAGTGTGCATTTGACAGGAAAGATGATAGAAAGAAG GTAGATGGGAAATTGCTGTGCTGGCTGTGCACACTTTCATACAAACGGGTCCTTCAGAAGACCAAAGAGCAGAGGAAACACCTGAGTAGCTCTTCTCGTGCTGGCCACCAGGAGAAGGAGCAGTATAGTCGCCTGAGTGGTGGTGGCCATTATAACAG ccAGAAAACACTTTCTACATCTTCAATTCAAAATGAAATCCCAAAGAAAAAGTCCAAGTTTGAGTCAATCACAACTAATGGAGACAG GCCTGGGCATCCTGAAGTGAAACCACCTGACACACTTCCTGCGATCTTTGAAATCATCTCCATCCTGAAAACTCCTCCCATTCACAGTTCTCCTTCCCAGCCAGTAGTGGATATAGGAGCAGACCAGCATATAGGCTTACCAGgactgattttgtttatttag